The following nucleotide sequence is from Aneurinibacillus soli.
TTTCATGGATGTAGCGGAAAAGCTCGGAGGGAGTGACATATATAATGGAGAAGAAGATGGTGCTTACGAGCATCACTTTAGAATGTGGGGAGACAATCAGTCAGGTAGAGGTGACGTACGAAACAAGTGGGAAGCTGAACGCGGAGAGAAACAACGCAATTCTCATCTGTCATGCACTGACCGGAGATGCTAAAGCAGTAGGGGATGAAGAAACACCAGGCTGGTGGGAAGGGTTAATTGGACCGGGTCGGTATGTAGATACAAATCAGTATTTTGTTATTACGTCCAATGTACTAGGTGGCTGCGCAGGAACGACAGGCCCGGCATCGGTTCACCCGGAGTCGGGTATACCGTATGGGGCTGACTTTCCCGTTGTGACAATTCGGGATATGGTGCAGGTGCAGTATGAACTAGTCCGGCATCTTGAAATTGATAAGTTGTTTGCGGTGATTGGTGGATCAATGGGTGGCATGCAAGTGTTTGAATGGGCTACATCATATCCAGACATGATGGAAGTAGTAGTCCCGATCGCGACTTGCGCCCGCTTGTCTGCTGTGGCAATCGCGTATAATGATGTAGGGCGGCAGGCAATCCTGTCTGACCCAAGCTGGCAGCGCGGACATTATTACCCGGACAAAGGGCCGATTAACGGGCTGTCCGTCGCCCGGATGCTTGGAATGCTTACGTACCGAACGGCCGATTTGTTTGAATATCGGTTTGGTCGTCGGCTGAAAGATGATAAGGGGGATGTGACACAATTCGACTCTACCTTCCAAATTGAGAGCTACTTGCGCTATCAGGGACAAAAGCTGGTCGATCGGTTTGATGCTAACAGCTATCTGTATTTGTTAAAAGCGATG
It contains:
- the metX gene encoding homoserine O-acetyltransferase MetX encodes the protein MEKKMVLTSITLECGETISQVEVTYETSGKLNAERNNAILICHALTGDAKAVGDEETPGWWEGLIGPGRYVDTNQYFVITSNVLGGCAGTTGPASVHPESGIPYGADFPVVTIRDMVQVQYELVRHLEIDKLFAVIGGSMGGMQVFEWATSYPDMMEVVVPIATCARLSAVAIAYNDVGRQAILSDPSWQRGHYYPDKGPINGLSVARMLGMLTYRTADLFEYRFGRRLKDDKGDVTQFDSTFQIESYLRYQGQKLVDRFDANSYLYLLKAMDSHDIGRNRGGIKKAIESIQAHVLSIAISGDLLYPADHQEEVVAMMQKAGKNVEYHYIDSIYGHDGFLVEFVKIGPLVESYLNQQYVRVCKRSAASY